CATTTAGGGAAAAGAGTTGTACCTTTCTTATGCATTCACTGCTTGTACTTGTTATAAAGTGAATTTTGGATTTATATCATGCTTCTGACATTCATGTAAACAGTGGTGGCCTGGTGGATTGGGTAAAATATCCACCCATGCTGTTGCTTATGCCCGTCTAATTATTGGTGGTGAAGACCATGGAGTGCATGGTAATTGCCAAATTTAGTCATCGAAGTTTCTGGTGTTAGATTCAGAGgcaaattaactaattatttgTACAATTTGAAGGTTTCATCGTCCAGCTGCGGAGCTTGGATGATCACTTGCCTCTTCCAGGCATAACTATTGGTGATATTGGGatgaaatttggaaatgcagCATATAACACCATGGACAATGGAGTTCTAAGATTTGACCATGTACGAATTCCAAGGAATCAAATGTTAATGAGGTATTTCTATTTTACATATTGTCCCTTCTCTAGCCTCACCATAACGGATTTTATGGTTCTAATAATTCATAATACACGAATGATTTGTGGgggtaaaatgacaaaaaaattagagCACAGGGCAACACATTAAAATTGGGTGAGGTGAATTCATAGGGGTAAACTCAATCTaactctaataataataaaaactgaaCAAAAAAATCTTTAGTATCATTATCGTCAGTGAATTTATTAGTgaatttttaaagttattttctcCATGAATTGAGAGCATTGTTCTACCACCTGTATTTTACTTTTAAGCAGAAACAAACTGCTAAatgctcaaaaataaaaaaatcttaacaatCAAATCTTGAAACTGCAACATCTTTGTTTGCCATATTTCCTGTTAAATGTTTCCTTTTAGATGGTTTACATAGGTAACTAGATAGTAAAGATGGTTAAGAATAGCTAACTGCCATTAACAAAATAGAAACAGGAATAAAGGGTTGTGCTCATCCTGTGTTGAACTCATCAGTACTTTGAGGGTGAGGGAAAGAGGAGGATCTGAGACAAAATGAGCATATAGTATCAtgactttttataataatttttaaatgtcacGATGAGCTTGTTAGTTTTTCCCAATGGAAAATACTAGCTACTAACCCTttgacacacttttttttttccagcacTGCATTAATTGGGTGAATTTCATTTTAGCCCCACTAAAGAGAGTGGGCCTAGGCTTTTGGTGCGACTCACATGAAATTCATCCCATAATAGAGATAAAGAATGTTTTGAAGTGAATGTGTCAAAGGGAGTGTTTCTAGCATTGCTCTTTTGCCAATAGATTCATGGGGTGACTGCTCTGTTCTTTTAATCTACCAGGGTTTCACAGGTTACCAGAGAAGGAAAATATGTACGCTCAAATGTTCCAAGACAATTAGTTTATGGTACTATGGTAAATGTGAGACAGAAAATCGTAGCTGATGCATCAGTTGCTTTGTCTCGAGCAGTTTGCATTGCTACAAGATATAGTGCTGTTAGAAGACAGTTTGGATCACATAATGGAGGTCTAGAAACACAGGTAATGGGAGGTGTGATAAGATTCCTCCTCATCTggtgtattaaatataattgtatGATGTTGAATTCTGTAATTAGATCTATTGActggtcaaaataaaaaatgtggttTGAATTAGTTTCATTCTAAGTGTAGTGTGCTTATTGTGCGGTTTTGCTTTTCCATTTAGGTgattgattacaaaacacagcAGGCTAGGCTCTTCCCTTTGCTGGCTTCTGCTTATGCTTTCAGATTTGTGGGTGGGTGGCTGAAATGGCTTTATATGGATGTGACGGAAAGATTGCAAGCTAATGATTTTTCAACATTGCCTGAGGCTCATGCATGCACTGCTGGATTGAAATCCTTGACTACTACGGCAACTGCTGTATGTAATTACTTCTGTTCATTTCTCTACTGATTGGCCTtagatttagtttaatttaattaattatttagctgCTTTAGAAAGCTTTTAAAATATGGTTTTTGCTATGGTTTCATCTGGGGGATTTTTCCAATCTTTATATTCTCTCCATGTGTTGAAACtcattttctctcatttctttGGTGCATGCCttatacatttcattttgttgtttgaaATATGTCATTATTATGAAGACATTGATGGGTGTGACTGAACATCAATGCTAAAACCTTTGCAATGAACTGGGTGCAGATTTTAGAGGGCATTTGcattaagttttgaaaaaagAGCTTGTTTTCCTTAAAACtacattttttgttaaaagtactagaattttttttaaaacaaattaatctaattgttctaaaaaaacatttttttaattttaaaaaagtgctttataaaaacacaaacaaacagGTCATCACAATTGTGATTCTTCAAGCATTACAATCCTGCATACTGCTAGTTGtcagtttaaaataaaaaataacactagAGCGGCACGTTAAGGTTTACATATTTTGCAAGCTCAATTatacatcatatttattttaaattttcggCTTCAGATCGAAAAAAGAGCTTAAAATTCCTGAATTGCAGTACTGTAATATATTGCCATGGGGATAATTGACGGGATGAGTAATCCTTGCATTTAAATGGATGAAGTGTTTCTGTTGTCGTTGTGCTATTATCCTTTGTAACTCTGAATTTTGATGTTcaattaagtttaaattaacTTCAATTTCCAGGATGGAATTGAAGAATGCCGTAAACTATGTGGTGGTCATGGTTACCTTTGTAGCAGTGGTCTCCCTGAGTTATTTGCTGTTTATGTTCCTGCCTGCACGTATGAAGGAGACAATATTGTGCTTCTTTTACAGGTttgttaaaagataaaaatcttATACAATCATTTTGTTAACCATTATTTAATTAAGTCTTTACTAAGTCCTTCCACGGCTGTTAACAGGATTTAATGTGCAGCATGACAACTAACCTACCTTTTTTTGTTGAGAGCTCGGTTTTTGTTGGTATTTGACATGctttcatacatttttttaaaacacctaCTTTTTGGGGTAAAGCTCTCATGCTTGTTGGTTTTGGAAGCTTTAAAATACGAAGtggtacttttttttattctcaaacaaaaaaagaagatttttgGAATTGTCAAATTTGTAGCATGTTAGAAAAGTAAGAATGTTCTAAAAGGATGAAATACTTGAAAATTCTGATTCTTAATTTTCATATCCACCTCTATGTGGCTGTGTCTTAACTTCATGCATAACATATGTCTACTCATGTTCTTTCTACATTTTATGTGTCTCATATTACATCCCTGTGAATTCTGCTTTAGGAGGCTTTTTATAGGAATAATTAGGTTGTTTTGACAACTTAGAGAAAAACTGATGTAGGTGGCAAGGCATCTCGTGAAGACTGTTTCTCAGCTGGACTCTGGAAATAAGCCTGTTGGTACTACAGCTTATATGGCTCGAGTGGAACAACTGATGCAATATCACTCTAATGTTGAAAAGGGTATAGTGAAATTGGAGACTATGCCAACTCTAACCACATAAGTTTCACGATATCCAAATCAAATATGGTTTCTGTTAATACTGCTAGTACTAACCATGCCTGTGTCCTTTATGAGTTGTAAtactatactttttttttattccctgCAGCTGAGGATTGGTTGAAGCCTAATGTAGTGTTAGAAGCATTTGAAGCTAGGGCTGCTAGGATGTCAGTTGCTTGTGCTCAAAATCTTAGCAAGTTTGCTAACCCTGAACAGGGTAAATGCTTCAATCTTGTTTAGGTCACAAGCTATATGCAATTGTCTTGGGACTTaatcttccattaatcaatagagaataaaattatagattgaagaacgaaattttattgctgaaacgaaaagtaaaagctgaaattgcaaaacgaaaataatgtctaaaagaagaaaagccaaaaactaaaaacgaaaataggagagagagaagaggcctaaactagaaccttggtgctgttatatagttttccaaccccaaagcttacaaatttgttttaaatccaagcccatatataaaataaaatcaaatctagataaaaataagatctatatgaaataatatctagatgagatcaaatctaaataatatctagataagataaagtctagataagataaaattttgtagaataaaatagtatgTCCTCTTCAAGtctaagcccaattctggattcaagcccaatgtttcattaatttctgaaattagattaaaaacatcaaattagctgaatgggcccaaataataaaaatgcctaattaatttgacaattaaaattaatcagtacttaaaatggtgcaaaaagggttaagaaataaaataaaataatgacacataaaaaacaaatagaaatcacatcaacatcaacatcaacacaGGCTGAACTCAATTAATACAAGTGACACAACATGCTACATTGTTGTAGTAAACAAATAGAAATCAGATCAACATCAACACAGGCTGAACTCATCAGCAAACAGAGAAAAATTCTTACAGTTATTAGACAAGCAAATATGGGACACTTCAAGCAAAAAATGCCATTCAAAATCCAAGTTTTGTCTAGCAGTACCTTTTCTTTTATGATTCTTATGATTTCCCTTGGATTTGCTGACACACCCAGGAATTTCATTATCTTTTTGGTAGGTCTCCATTGCGTCTGAtggatattttgtttataaggGATCAGGATAGTAATAGATTTGGAGAGAGAATtcctttattttgatttaaatgaTTCTCTCTTATAAATATGATGATGGTGTACTTATGATGATTTTGAGACACCTTgatgattaatattataatcAATATTGTTATTAGTGAATATTTTAGACAATATGTTAAGGGTCTGTGTTGACCTTGATATTAAATGGATGGAATGAGTCATGACCCTAGGGTGGATCGTGACAATTTATTTATCTTCAGATATCTTAGACAACATAGGCCTCTCTGGTAAATCATGGGAGTttttcttcatgtttaaatacTTGCTGTCGGTAGAAGCCATGCAGACGATCAAAAAGCTGCTTCTTCACAGACTCAAAAGCCCGATCAAATCTTTCTATTTGCTCCATGGCATTTATATTATACAAGAACAAACCATAGTATAGATCAAAACTATCTCCAGCTGTATTTTCCACCAAACTCAACAAAGTCTCATAGCCCTTTGTGTCAATTGGCGTTCTCTCCAACTccagtttttctaaaaatattccGGTAGTATGCGTGATAAATTGTGATCCAGCTGCATGCCAATCATGTTCAGCACATGACATTTCAACCATTCGGCACCCTTCACTAGCAAAAATGTCAAGAAACCGATCACACCGTGATGTTCTTGATTCATCTATTCCTATTCTAACTTTATCATAAACAAAAGCAAAGACCATTCCACCCATTTTTTCCACTCTCAGGCCCAAACATAGGATGAGTGCAGAGAATATCAAAATTATGTGGTAAATGATGAAGAAACAAGTTTCTAGGAAATTCCTTGACAGAAAGTATATCCACAAACAAAGTACTTCTCTTCAATCTTTGCACGGGCAATGATTTAAGAACTTTTTCTGTGGAAAGGATTGAAGTGCAAAGTAAAATCACTTCTGGATGTTGTTCACAAAGATCGTCAATGTTATTGAAATATGAAACCCCCAATTCTTGAGCCACGTGAGTGTAATCTGATCTAGAGTATGCCAACACTCGATGACCATGACTCACAAAAGTTTTTGCAAGAAACTGTCCGAAGTTGCCAAAACCAACAATTGCAATCTTGAGCTTGGTGTTGTCATCAGACTGGTTTGCACCATTTGACTTGTAGTTGTAGAGTTTAACAACATCACTGGATCTGGAGATTAGCATAAAATGTAACTATAGTTAGACTTGATCGGAAAGAACAAccacaaataaaacaaaacagtaGCAGTTTTAATCCTCCCAGCAAATGGTCATTATTTATGAGCAACTGCATTGCTAAAACAGTCTTTAGCTCTGTTACATCACGTAAAGATTAAGACAATTCAAAACAAGAAACAGCATAGATCATAACAACAAAGCTAAGTTGCCCAGACATACCCCCAAAaaagcaaatattaaaaaaaccaaattcaTGTACCCATTAtaaactaaacaacattataAGATTAGAGCAAAATAGTCTATACATTGTCATTCAACCGTGGCGTCAAAGGTAGCTATACAAATTATCATATACGATAACTTTGTTGGCATTTACAATAACTACCTTCATTAGTAGACAATAATAGCACATAGAGATTAAACTCATTAgattatgttgtttttttttaataatagtagGCAGAAATATTAAACAATGAAAGGGAgcataaagaaagaaattgagaCTGCAAAGGCTTACTTTATTCTGATATGAAgcaacatatttaaaaacatgaaaGGATAGTAACTGTTAACAAAAAGATAACATCACTAACAAATCATGCCTAGAAAATAGGATCAAAACTGTTGTATCCTATTAgtcaacatgacttttatttttcctaaaaaatatcataaaaatcttATCTACTATAGTTTGTTAGACAGtttcaacagtcacatcttaacACTCCTCCTTGACTTTGGAACTGCTAACTCCAAGCTTTTGTCTC
The genomic region above belongs to Glycine max cultivar Williams 82 chromosome 14, Glycine_max_v4.0, whole genome shotgun sequence and contains:
- the LOC100802115 gene encoding putative peroxisomal acyl-coenzyme A oxidase 1.2; the encoded protein is MSYALAGYSYSNYATDLDARRYVTGYAFMIDNSLVSWKTTLQRIVALSSTEAFRKDDRATLDRKELFKNTLRKAAYAWKRINELRLNGEFSVALEQEAYKLRSFVDQAAFTDLHWGMFVPAIQGQGTDEQQQKWLPLAYRMQIIGCYAQTELGHGSNVQGLETTATFDPKTDEFVIHSPTLTSSKWWPGGLGKISTHAVAYARLIIGGEDHGVHGFIVQLRSLDDHLPLPGITIGDIGMKFGNAAYNTMDNGVLRFDHVRIPRNQMLMRVSQVTREGKYVRSNVPRQLVYGTMVNVRQKIVADASVALSRAVCIATRYSAVRRQFGSHNGGLETQVIDYKTQQARLFPLLASAYAFRFVGGWLKWLYMDVTERLQANDFSTLPEAHACTAGLKSLTTTATADGIEECRKLCGGHGYLCSSGLPELFAVYVPACTYEGDNIVLLLQVARHLVKTVSQLDSGNKPVGTTAYMARVEQLMQYHSNVEKGIVKLETMPTLTT